In Glycine max cultivar Williams 82 chromosome 7, Glycine_max_v4.0, whole genome shotgun sequence, a single window of DNA contains:
- the COL21 gene encoding CONSTANS-like zinc finger protein, whose amino-acid sequence MTNEMKEASALGARTARACESCLKVRARWYCAADDAFLCHGCDNMVHSANQLASRHERVKLQTASSKVNYSVTPKVAWHSGFTRKARTPRHNNNRHSSLKQQQQKKPLHEERGEEEVFFNNTISLLPLVPELGSEEPLLNDETEEQLLCRVPVFDAELCSIYNEVKDEVVAAGEEALDLENFSSEFLPSDTDLAEFTADVKSFLGNGADEDSPDDDEHVKESELLILDCKEEEGDEEMDECIDGVLIGAKDAMVKVKDEEELDADDDTACHLDSILDMNGEAFNWNIVESESPAQAQEDEVSKVGTKKDIFLRLNYEEVITAWASQGSPWTNGTPPKFFNSDDCWLDFLGSNGGNVQCCYGAVGSLRVHADGGREARVSRYREKRRTRLFAKKIRYEVRKLNAEKRPRMKGRFVKRTPFVGATALPA is encoded by the exons ATGACCAACGAAATGAAAGAAGCAAGTGCCTTAGGAGCTAGAACAGCACGAGCATGCGAGAGCTGCCTAAAAGTAAGAGCACGGTGGTATTGTGCAGCTGATGATGCATTCCTTTGCCATGGCTGTGACAACATGGTTCACTCAGCAAACCAATTAGCAAGTAGACACGAAAGGGTTAAGCTTCAAACTGCATCCTCTAAGGTCAACTACTCAGTGACCCCTAAGGTAGCATGGCACAGTGGATTCACACGCAAGGCAAGAACGCCACgccacaacaacaacagacaCTCATCAttgaaacaacaacaacaaaaaaaaccatTACATGAAGAACGAGGAGAGGAAGAAGTGTTTTTCAATAACACTATTAGTCTTCTTCCCCTTGTGCCTGAGCTTGGAAGTGAAGAGCCATTGCTTAATGATGAGACTGAGGAGCAACTACTGTGTCGCGTGCCGGTGTTTGATGCTGAGCTGTGTAGCATATACAATGAAGTGAAGGACGAGGTTGTAGCTGCTGGTGAAGAAGCCTTGGACTTGGAAAACTTTTCTTCCGAGTTTCTTCCATCAGATACGGACCTTGCTGAGTTTACTGCTGATGTGAAAAGCTTTCTTGGAAACGGGGCTGATGAGGATTCACCTGATGATGATGAGCACGTGAAAGAATCAGAACTACTGATTCTTGattgcaaagaagaagaaggagatgaggaAATGGATGAATGTATTGATGGAGTACTAATTGGAGCCAAAGATGCAATGGTGAAGGTCAAAGATGAAGAAGAACTTGATGCTGATGATGACACAGCTTGCCATTTGGATTCGATTCTTGATATGAACGGCGAGGCATTTAATTGGAATATTGTTGAATCAGAATCACCTGCACAGGCACAAGAAGATGAAGTGAGTAAAGTGGGAACTAAGAAGGACATATTTTTGAGATTAAACTATGAAGAAGTCATTACTGCTTGGGCAAGTCAAGGTTCTCCATGGACTAATGGGACCCCACCTAAGTTCTTCAACTCTGATGATTGCTGGCTAGACTTCTTG ggTTCGAATGGTGGGAATGTTCAATGCTGTTATGGGGCAGTGGGAAGCTTAAGGGTGCATGCAGATGGGGGAAGGGAAGCAAGAGTGTCAAGGTACCGAGAGAAGAGAAGAACGCGTTTATTTGCAAAGAAGATAAGGTATGAAGTGAGGAAGTTGAACGCGGAGAAAAGACCTAGAATGAAAGGTCGATTTGTGAAGAGGACACCCTTTGTTGGAGCCACTGCGTTGCCAGCTTAA
- the LBD30 gene encoding LBD domain-containing transcription factor, producing the protein MRLSCNGCRVLRRGCTTECPIRISLQWINSPNSQSNATLFLAKFYGRQGLLTLLTNAPSQLQQAVLKSLLYEACGRIVNPVLGSTGLLSTGNWHLCEAAVKAVLNGAPIEQAPLDGATSLQLKACNIRHVAKSDKSCGSDTLRKVKSRTTTFKRRAAKSRVESVVAELAESELDGHGSMSHDSGSGVTRMSENKIVGGEADSDSVQSVGPARADGEEMELQLTLGWGPLKRQ; encoded by the exons ATGCGCTTGAGCTGCAATGGATGCCGCGTTCTCCGCAGAGGGTGCACCACTGAGTGCCCCATTCGCATCTCCCTCCAATGGATCAATTCCCCTAACTCCCAATCCAACGCAACCCTCTTCCTTGCAAAGTTCTATGGCCGCCAAGGCCTCCTCACCCTCCTCACCAACGCTCCCTCACAACTACAACAAG CCGTTTTAAAATCTTTGCTTTACGAAGCATGCGGTCGAATAGTGAACCCGGTTCTCGGCTCGACCGGGTTGCTCTCCACCGGGAATTGGCATTTGTGCGAAGCCGCGGTCAAAGCCGTTCTTAATGGCGCGCCGATTGAGCAGGCTCCTTTGGACGGCGCCACAAGCCTGCAGCTCAAGGCTTGTAATATTCGCCACGTGGCAAAGAGTGATAAATCGTGCGGCTCTGATACGCTTCGCAAGGTGAAGTCTCGCACCACCACGTTCAAGCGCCGAGCCGCAAAGTCCAGAGTCGAGTCAGTTGTGGCTGAGTTGGCTGAAAGCGAGTTAGATGGTCATGGTTCGATGAGTCATGACTCGGGATCCGGGGTGACTCGGATGAGTGAGAACAAAATCGTTGGAGGGGAAGCCGATAGCGACTCCGTGCAGAGTGTGGGGCCGGCACGAGCCGATGGTGAAGAAATGGAACTTCAATTAACATTGGGGTGGGGTCCACTGAAGAGACAATGA
- the COL21 gene encoding CONSTANS-like zinc finger protein isoform X1 produces MTNEMKEASALGARTARACESCLKVRARWYCAADDAFLCHGCDNMVHSANQLASRHERVKLQTASSKVNYSVTPKVAWHSGFTRKARTPRHNNNRHSSLKQQQQKKPLHEERGEEEVFFNNTISLLPLVPELGSEEPLLNDETEEQLLCRVPVFDAELCSIYNEVKDEVVAAGEEALDLENFSSEFLPSDTDLAEFTADVKSFLGNGADEDSPDDDEHVKESELLILDCKEEEGDEEMDECIDGVLIGAKDAMVKVKDEEELDADDDTACHLDSILDMNGEAFNWNIVESESPAQAQEDEVSKVGTKKDIFLRLNYEEVITAWASQGSPWTNGTPPKFFNSDDCWLDFLYHSRSLI; encoded by the exons ATGACCAACGAAATGAAAGAAGCAAGTGCCTTAGGAGCTAGAACAGCACGAGCATGCGAGAGCTGCCTAAAAGTAAGAGCACGGTGGTATTGTGCAGCTGATGATGCATTCCTTTGCCATGGCTGTGACAACATGGTTCACTCAGCAAACCAATTAGCAAGTAGACACGAAAGGGTTAAGCTTCAAACTGCATCCTCTAAGGTCAACTACTCAGTGACCCCTAAGGTAGCATGGCACAGTGGATTCACACGCAAGGCAAGAACGCCACgccacaacaacaacagacaCTCATCAttgaaacaacaacaacaaaaaaaaccatTACATGAAGAACGAGGAGAGGAAGAAGTGTTTTTCAATAACACTATTAGTCTTCTTCCCCTTGTGCCTGAGCTTGGAAGTGAAGAGCCATTGCTTAATGATGAGACTGAGGAGCAACTACTGTGTCGCGTGCCGGTGTTTGATGCTGAGCTGTGTAGCATATACAATGAAGTGAAGGACGAGGTTGTAGCTGCTGGTGAAGAAGCCTTGGACTTGGAAAACTTTTCTTCCGAGTTTCTTCCATCAGATACGGACCTTGCTGAGTTTACTGCTGATGTGAAAAGCTTTCTTGGAAACGGGGCTGATGAGGATTCACCTGATGATGATGAGCACGTGAAAGAATCAGAACTACTGATTCTTGattgcaaagaagaagaaggagatgaggaAATGGATGAATGTATTGATGGAGTACTAATTGGAGCCAAAGATGCAATGGTGAAGGTCAAAGATGAAGAAGAACTTGATGCTGATGATGACACAGCTTGCCATTTGGATTCGATTCTTGATATGAACGGCGAGGCATTTAATTGGAATATTGTTGAATCAGAATCACCTGCACAGGCACAAGAAGATGAAGTGAGTAAAGTGGGAACTAAGAAGGACATATTTTTGAGATTAAACTATGAAGAAGTCATTACTGCTTGGGCAAGTCAAGGTTCTCCATGGACTAATGGGACCCCACCTAAGTTCTTCAACTCTGATGATTGCTGGCTAGACTTCTTG TATCATAGCCGGTCTCTTATCTAG
- the LOC102661579 gene encoding ethylene-responsive transcription factor ERF117, whose amino-acid sequence MSFPRQTQKQGMECKRGKEKAPAKEENINTLRKIKIVYTDPDATDSSSEEDDKFLSNGYRLNGCSKRVVKEISLPCMPSKLHEENSSQEDVNSEKIKASRRNRKPSSMYKGVQRRKWGKYVAEIKDPIRGVRMWLGTFDTEEEAVVAYERKRNEFDSSLLALSKRDALACESSKEKEVLFHPSPSSVLDVSTTKAPLDVNDLNGSVKEKENVDTNGEGGGIDVEPVYSEDNSILHLLEEPVVASLAGRDDFYLDEIEKEIMLFGNDFYNFLDNDMKGGSVWNVEHGEGTTLPPVDSAFEELAWIDETLNWECS is encoded by the coding sequence ATGTCATTTCCTAGGCAAACTCAGAAACAAGGAATGGAATGTAAGagaggaaaagagaaagctccagccaaagaagaaaacataaacacattgaggaaaattaaaattgtgtacACTGACCCTGATGCCACAGATTCTTCAAGTGAAGAAGATGATAAGTTTTTGAGCAATGGTTATCGGTTAAATGGATGCTCTAAGCGGGTTGTCAAGGAAATTTCGCTTCCATGCATGCCAAGCAAATTACATGAAGAGAATTCTTCACAAGAAGATGTCAATAGTGAAAAGATCAAAGCAAGTAGGAGGAACAGGAAACCATCAAGCATGTACAAAGGAGTTCAACGTAGGAAATGGGGGAAATATGTAGCAGAAATTAAAGACCCTATTCGGGGGGTCAGAATGTGGCTTGGTACTTTTGATACTGAAGAAGAGGCTGTTGTGGCATATGAGAGAAAGAGGAATGAGTTTGACAGCTCTTTGTTGGCTTTGAGCAAAAGGGATGCATTGGCTTGTGAAAGttccaaagaaaaagaagtattgTTTCATCCATCTCCGTCATCAGTGCTTGATGTCAGCACTACAAAAGCTCCACTAGATGTTAATGACCTTAATGGCTCAgtcaaagaaaaggaaaatgtggACACAAATGGTGAAGGAGGAGGCATTGATGTGGAACCAGTTTATAGTGAAGACAATTCAATTTTGCATTTGCTAGAGGAGCCAGTTGTGGCATCATTGGCTGGTCGTGATGATTTCTATTTGGATGAAATAGAGAAAGAGATAATGCTGTTTGGTAATgacttttataatttcttgGACAATGACATGAAAGGTGGTTCTGTGTGGAATGTGGAACATGGGGAGGGCACCACCCTTCCCCCTGTAGACAGTGCTTTTGAAGAGTTAGCTTGGATTGATGAAACTCTAAATTGGGAATGTTCCTAA
- the LOC100785524 gene encoding LOW QUALITY PROTEIN: carbon catabolite repressor protein 4 homolog 5 (The sequence of the model RefSeq protein was modified relative to this genomic sequence to represent the inferred CDS: substituted 2 bases at 2 genomic stop codons) has product MPFYIFKYILVSAFSQIAVALGGGMIILCLPHIYYFEQFHPDLYSNIPHSFLEWERWKRLILEEINNYNASILCFQEVVHFNDLDDLFQNSGFKGVYKARTGEALDGCAVFWKDNLFKLLLQEDIXFQRFGMRNNVAQLCVFEANHEKKESDACNLTSIAPSTGKRRFVVGNIHVLFNPNRGDIKLGQVRLLLDKAYKLSQEWGDIPVIIAGDLNSVPQVCAIYKFLSSSKLDIQLHDRRKMSGQLEIQTNRVFRSXIGDDASISMSVSRQLYRWSVEELRLASGEEGVTRLQHQLKLCSAYSGVPGNHRTRDDIGEPLATSYHSKFMGTVDYIWHSEDLIPVRVLETLPIDTLRRSRGLPSEKWGSDHLAVVCEVAFANNGNVS; this is encoded by the exons ATGCCATTCTACATATTCAAATACATTTTGGTCAGTGCCTTCTCCCAAATTGCAGTTGCTTTAGGAGGAGGGATG ATTATATTGTGCTTACCTCATATTTACTATTTTGAACAATTCCATCCAGATCTGTATTCTAACATTCCACATAGTTTCTTGGAGTGGGAAAGGTGGAAAAGGCTCATACTTGAAGAGATTAATAACTATAATGCCAGCATACTGTGTTTCCAG GAGGTTGTTCATTTTAATGATCTAGATGATCTTTTCCAGAACAGTGGCTTTAAAGGTGTTTACAAG GCTCGCACAGGAGAAGCACTAGATGGATGTGCTGTATTTTGGAAAGACAATTT ATTCAAGCTTTTGCTTCAAGAAGATATATAGTTTCAAAGATTTGGTATGCGTAACAATGTTGCTCAGCTTTGTGTTTTTGAg GCAaaccatgaaaaaaaagaatctgACGCATGTAACCTAACATCAAT AGCACCATCCACCGGAAAAAGAAGATTTGTAGTAGGAAATATACATGTGTTGTTCAACCCAAATCGTGGTGACATCAAACTGGGCCAG GTCAGACTTTTACTTGATAAAGCATACAAGTTGTCACAAGAATGGGGCGACATTCCTGTTATTATTGCTGGGGATTTAAATAGTGTTCCACAGGTATG TGCCATATATAAATTTCTGTCTTCATCAAAG TTAGACATCCAATTACATGATCGCAGAAAAATGTCAGGACAGCTTGAAATCCAGACCAACAGAGTCTTCAGATCATAGATTGGTGATGATGCTAG CATTTCAATGTCTGTTTCGAGACAATTGTACAGATGGAGTGTGGAAGAACTAAGACTTGCGTCTGGGGAAGAAGGGGTCACTCGTCTTCAGCACCAGCTCAAACTCTGCAGTGCTTATAGTGGTGTTCCT GGAAACCATAGAACGAGAGATGATATTGGGGAACCCTTGGCAACATCATACCACTCCAAGTTCATGGGAACTGTTGATTATATCTG GCATTCTGAGGATCTTATTCCTGTTAGAGTTCTTGAAACCTTGCCCATTGATACTCTTAGAAGATCTAGAGGACTCCCTAGTGAG AAATGGGGAAGTGACCACTTAGCTGTTGTATGTGAAGTTGCTTTTGCAAACAACGGCAATGTATCCTGA
- the LOC100500620 gene encoding NADH dehydrogenase [ubiquinone] 1 beta subcomplex subunit 10-B-like — protein MGRKKGYVEFEESPPDDFDPANPYKDPVAMLEMREHIVREKWIQIEKAKIIREKLRWCYRIEGVNHLQKCRHLVNQYLESTRGIGWGKDGRHPSLHAPKVDPVESE, from the exons ATGGGAAGAAAGAAGGGGTATGTTGAGTTCGAGGAGTCGCCGCCGGACGATTTCGATCCGGCGAATCCGTACAAGGACCCGGTGGCGATGCTGGAGATGAGGGAGCACATCGTGAGAGAGAAGTGGATCCAAATCGAGAAGGCCAAGATCATTAGGGAGAAGCTCCGCTGGTGCTACCGCATCGAAGGCGTCAACCACCTCCAGAAGTGCCGCCACCTCGTCAACCAGTATCTCGAGTCCACCCGCGGCATCGGTTGGGGCAAGGACGGTCGCCACCCATCTCTCCACG CTCCCAAGGTTGACCCTGTTGAGTCTGAATGA